TATCAAAAGACAGAAATAAGAATAAGCTATCATCCTGGTGCTTTTTGGTCTTTGCCTTTTGGATATATTTTATTGCACcatatatttcattttcaacATAACTATTATAGTTGTGTATTTTTATAAAGCACTAGAGAATAACATAATATGTTGTGTTTAAACTTTGTGGGACTAGATTATCATATTGTCCCTTGacaattgttttcaaatttacCATACGAAAATTTTTAAGAAGTTAGAAATAACTTGTGCaaagtttaaactcacaaaCTTTGTTCTATTGTACTATCCATTTGAGCTAATAGGCTGAATATATTACCATTTTGAGTTTATTACCTTTTTTCATTATATGTTATGaatctttttattgaaggttATTATACATGAATTTCAAAAGTGTGCGCTGTAATTTACTTCAATTGGGCGCATGCATATGCTGCACCTAGGCTCCAAAAGGCCTAACCTCTTAAGTGAGCTTGATGCATTTACCAACACTGTATGTGTTTCAATATTGAGCGTGCCTAATTTTTGTAATCtcaatagaaaataatattaaataaatgtgAGATGATGTGGCAATGATGTTTAGATTTCACAATGCTCATGAATATTCTATGGCTTATTACTTATATACCTTATACCTGAAATCCAAACTTCTGTGCTATCTGATCTGCTACTCAACATAGGCATTCATTTTTCACCAATCTATATCAAGGTCTACTATTGACTCTTTGTCTCTCCACATTTAGAAACTGAGATAAGTCTAGTGtttttcttgtgtgtgtgtgtgtgtataattataaatttttcccATCCATTTGCAATCCTTTTGAACCTACTTGATCTTCATGTCATTAAGTTAATAGTACAAGTGATGTCAACCCAATTGAGAAGATTCTGTTAATATGAACTTGCAGATTTGGTACTTGTTCAGGCCTCTTGTATTCTGTAATGCAACCTTATCAAGCAAATCGATTAATAAAAGCTGGGTAGAATTCCTTAAAGACTTTGAGTCTCAATTAAAACTGCAGTTGGATGAGTTCTCTCTATGTCTTGATTCTTagttttataatgttttgatatctcacatttttttgttgaatcacTTGGAGTGAcgtttatatatattctttctaCAATTAAGATGAAACTATTGATGGGTTTTATGTTAGATATTGTCATATGTACAAATATATTTGTGCTGTTTTGGAAACTCTTCTTAGTAATTCAGTGTCTTTTATTTGTGTCTATGTAGACTTGGGCTGCCCAATTTCAACCTTGAATAGTTCCACGGCAGTAGGTTTTGATGAGAGAATGTTGCTACACTCAGAAGTATGGCGCTGCTTTTCTACATCTCTCCCTGAACCCCTTTATGTTACTTAGGTTTTCTCATGTATAAagcttttattttcatttgtgtTTATTGCTTTGCTGTGCTTTGCTTTTAATTTGTCCTTATATATTTAAGTGTCttgaatatgaaaattaaatttgaatttctatCTCTCATATTGTGACGCAGGACTCCTGCATTATATTACTTTCTAAAGTGATTGATATCATATTCTCACTTcaattttaatacattttttgatcattattttatgaTATGGTTTACATCTAATCTACTGTCTACATTAAGAGAAATCTCAAGGTCTAAATTAGGTACTTTTTCTAACACTTATATGATGGAAATTATTAGGAAGTTTTTCCAAGAAATTTGAGGAAGTATAAGGGATGCAATATGTACTTGTAATGAAGGAATTTAATGGATGAAGGTAGGACTAAGAATAGTTGATTTGGGTCTTTTGTGCATAACTTTACATTTGGTGTTATGTTGTGCATAATTGATTGTTTCTGGCAATGATGTTCTTCGGTTGTTGTAAGGGTGTGTTGGGTTGGATGCATGTGTGAGTTCAATAATAGCACATGGTATGGTGTAATTGTCAAAATTTGTCAGAGGTAAAGCAGTGCTACAGATTTGGGCATGGACCTCAGAATCCAGAAAGAGTTCTGTATTGAAATATCAGgttgaaattattttgtagCAAAGGGTTATTTTAGATCTACGTTAGTTATAATCTCTGGCTGGGAAGacttaatttcaaaaaaaaaaaaaaaaattaggaagaaATTCTATGTTCCATAAAGACAAGTACAAATAAAGTGTTGCAGTTACAGAAaggaattttctaactccttGTCTGCACAATCAATCAGAATAACTTTGATGTACCATGTTCTTCATGTGATACTTCAATTTGTGATATTGGCATTACAATTTGCAACACTGCTTGTTGCTGTCTATGTGAAACTCTATGTAATTATTTCTTTTGGGTGTTTGCTATGCTAGAGTAGGTTGAAATGAAGTCACATCCACATCCAGAAAGACCAGATCGTCTGCGAGCTATTTCTGCTAGCCTTGCTACAGCTGGTATTCATCTTTGCtctaaattttgtctttgaatCAGGGATTTTATTTGAGTTgatatttgaaaattatcaaGTTTTCATTATACCTTGACTCCAATGCAGTAAGTTTTCTACCTCTCCATCATTAGATTGATAACCAATTGGCAAATGTTAACCTGTGCAGGTATATTCCCAGGAAGATGCTATCCCATTTCTGCAAGAGAAATTACACAAGAAGAACTTAAAAAGGTAAGTGACCACCCATTACACACAAGAAGACTTCAAATGTGTCgggtgttttctttttttcttctttgtctgaTTTGCTTTATAGGTGTAGTCTTTATACTTCATAGTTTTGCTTGTTCTCTTGCTTTCCCTAGTATGCGTCCTGTGTGCTTCAGTCTTTTTGTATCTGTTTTTTCTATCATTGAAGTTTATTAATTAGTACACATCCTTGCATGAAGCAGCcttgtttaataaattatttcttacatatcaaaaaaagaagtggCCAACCATTATTTTGGAGCCATTTGAAGATGGAGTTATTATCTGCCTGCCAATATTATTTCTGTGGATGACAACAGGGGTTTTTATCTGAAATTGGTTGGAAATGTGTGGGACCAACAAAAAGGTATCTTAGTTGATATTTGAAATCATGGAATGTCTAAGGTCTTATGCTTTGAAATGACTCTATGGAAGATGTATTACTTATTGAttggttagttattattatacACACCTAGTGGGTTTTGAACCAGTAACCAACAAAGGGAGAAGGTGCCATTTGAGCTGGAGCTCATTGGCTACTCATATTATTGGTAAgtcacacaaacacacacaaaaaattcgGTTTTGAACCCAAGAACCTTACCCTTTGCTCGGTGGGggaggtgccatttgagctgGAGTTCATTGGCTACATTTTATTATTGGTAAGTctcacaaacacacaaaaaattcGGTTTTGTACCCAAGAACCTTACTCTTTGCATGGTGGAGGAAGTCCCATTTGAGCCAGAGCTCATTGACTTCTATGGAAGACTTTTCTTTTGTGCTGccatgataataataaatataataagcaGATTTTACTAGCTAATTTGATTTCTGTTGTTTtgaaacaaaacataaaaattatatcttagttttttttttttttttttatataaattttagttcCTTTTAATTAATGGTTTTACATTTTGGAATTAAAGGTCCATTCCTTGGAGCATATTGAAGCTGTTGAACTTACAAGTCATCTTCTGTCTAGGTATGTTAATTATGCAGGCTTTCATTTCTCTATCAAccttttttcttcccttttttttttttttttttttttttttttttttttttttttttgtttgtttttgttttgtttttttgtttttgcttttgtttgtgtGTACACACATTGACATGCTTGCACTGTAAGATTGTCTGGATTTAAGTTGATCTTGACTGGCCTAGTTCACATGCCCCAAGATGGTGTAAGCATGCTaagtttaggaatgaaaagaaatatggtATATTCCTTACTTTTTAAGCATAAATATAAGATCTCTTTTGAGGCATTGTGGAGGACCTTCCTGCATTTGATAAGAAGGGCTattaatatttagaaaaaaggATGTAgataagagaaaagaaagctgATGGagtaattaaatattattaactAAACATATGTTCCATGGAAAAGGAATAATGAATCTGAGGAAGcatgaaagcaaagaaaaccTAGAGTTGAACCCCTTTTTTTGTCAATACCAAcactcaaaattcaaaacccctTACAAATAGCAATCTTCCTTCCCCCACCCTTTTTTATAGAAACTATCCAGAATAAAATACATCCAACCTTAGATTTGGATGCTGATGGATCTTGACTTGAAATTGGGTTTGTGGTTGATTAATTATATGTGATTGCAGTTATTTCACTCCTGACACATATGCCAATGAGCATTCAGCATGTGCTGCCCGGCTTGCAGCAGGCTTATGTGCTGATCTTGCTACAGCAATCTTTTCTGGGCGTGCCAAAAATGGTTTTGCTCTGGTATGGCAAATCTGCAACTTAAATATaggttgttttaagtgttaTTGAAGTGACAGGGAACTCTTGCAAACACTATTCATTCTGAAGTCGATTATTGTTTTATGGGTAAGGTTCGGCCTCCTGGTCATCATGCTGGTGTAAGACAGGCAATGGGGTTTTGCCTCCACAATAATGCAGCAGTTGCAGCATTAGCAGCTCAGGTTGCAGGAGCTAAGAAAGTGCTAATTGTTGATTGGGTAATGTATACTCTTAACTTATCTTGATGCTTTTGAAGTTTGTTTTTTACATAATAtacttaacaaaaaattaatactttatttattttttataaataaataataataattactttaACTGTGATCATCtctataattattttgttttttttttaatatttttattagcaTTGAATTATTAAACTGCAAgctaatttctttcttttgtctcttttcCTCTTCCCACAGGATGTTCACCATGGGAATGGTACACAGGAGATATTTGACCAGAACAAATCGGTGAGCTTCATAATAATTGAATTGGATCTAACTATGCACATCAACTTTTAAATGCACTATTCCATTTTCAATGAAATAATTTTCTGGAGGAGGTGGTAAGGTGTCGGTGATGTCACTTATGTAGTTTGAAAGAAGAGTAAGCCAATTCATTCTTCTGCATTATAGCTCTTAGGAAGCTTTTACATTGGTAATAGGAGCTATTGATATTACAAAGTTCATGAATGTTTTAACTAGAAAGTTTGTCCCAACAATGGGTCAATGTGATAAAAAATTGTATCGTAAACAGTGGAAGGATGCACTAAACTAATTGTCCCCCTTCTGTTTCCATTTAAatgcttttattgttttttattttttggaatacCTCAAATGTGATCCATGAGCCCTTGAATGAGCAAAGTGGAGGGTGGTTGAGGTTGCAGGTTTAAAATCTATGTAGTGCTTTTGCAGCTTGATGCAGGACTATGTACTCTTAAATGGGGACTTTTGTTTGGGGAaacaagaagaacaaaaaaaaaagagtaggaGGAGTCCACACCTAGGGCTATTTAAAGTCAGCCACAAGCtgtgaaaaaaagagagatagaaacCTGGTGTCATCACCTAGGTTTGCCTAGATTCCACTCCAGGCAGTAACAAATAAGGGATATAACCCTGGAGTCAGTACCAAGTTGAGAAACAGAAATTTAAGCCTTGGCTTGAGGACCACGGGTTCATTGGAGTCTGTACCAACCATTTGTTTGGaagaaattttcaataaaattttataaatctgTGGTCAAGTGTCTCCAACAGTGTTTCCTGGGGCCTTCAATTAGGGTTTCCAAATTGCATCaaatggaaggaaaataaactcataattaaatttcaacaaatatggaaataaaaatcaattagcaATCAAATTCCTCTGGTAGCTCAATTAATCTGCATCAATCTAGTCCAATGGTATCAATCATTATCCATCAGTATCAAAATCTAGTGTGCACAGTCCACACcataacttaccaataaaagaaGCCCTCaaatgtgtttgttttggttacttattgattTACTTGTTAATGCTTATGAGTTGGACTAACTTTGTAGGTCTTGTATATATCATTGCATAGACACGAGGGGGGAAAGTTTTATCCTGGTACGGGAGCTGCACATGAGGTActtgattgctttttttttttattttttaaatgaagtacTTGATTGCTTACATTTTCTTTCAGAACTAAATAGACTTCTTGTGCTGGCCAACTCAGCCTTGTGACTTTTATCACGATTTTTGTTTGGGAATGTGATGTTATTTGgtgaagtttaaaaaaaaaaaaaaaaaccttacaatATACATCCATCCTATCTTTTTCATTACATGGTCATTTTTTTCCCATCTCTTTCACAAACTCTGTAAAACTGCTATAAATTAATCTTTTACTTGGTATCTAGTTTTATTCTGATTTCAATGAATGCCTTGGTTATTTTTGGTGTGGCAACAAGAAACTGCCAACGTACAGAAGCCTAAAAGCTGATGGGTTCttataaaatttagatacaTTATGTGGCTGTATTGGCACTCAAATTAGATAGATTATGACCACTTTGGCAATGAATTTATGGGGCCTTTTTTCTTCCTCCAAATTCTCTGGTCTTTCATGTATTCTTGAATATATTTATGCAATCATGTGACTTGTAGCACTTATCCTTGAATGACATTTTTTGAGCTAATAAATCTTGACTCTATTTGGATGCCCCGAATGAAGATGATGTATGTAAACTGGAGTAACCCTTAATACATATTCATATTAAACAATTAGTACTAAGCAGTATGCCTGTGTTTGGAcacattatttttggttttctttgtaAGATAGTTGCAGATATGATTTGAAGCATAAATGTGCTGTATTCTTCTCTCCAATTTGTCAGGCATCAGGATTTTGTATTTTAAGCCTTCTGTTTGTTCTCAAATTTTTGGGTCCCTTTGTTCTGTCTAGCTTTGCATTTCTATACTTATCTGTTTATGTTTACAATCTACAATCCACAATCTACAATCTTTTCATGGATTATATTCATTATGCCATTTGATAGGTATTTGAACTATAACTAGTGCTcataaatgatatttttatttctttaggtTGGTACCATGGGGGCAGAAGGATACTGTGTGAATATTCCGTGGAGTCGTGGGGGAGTTGGTGACAATGATTATGTTTTTGCCTTTCAGCATGTTGTGCTTCCCATAGgttaatcttatttttttcttcttatcctTTTTCCCATTCATCTACTGTTTGACGGAGGGAGCACAATCaatattatttcataatttattatttttctagatttcttttgaactttgaatttgGGCTTTAATGCTTAGGATTTTATGGGATGTCATTACCTAtaagaaaaaaaggattttatAGGATATAATTGTGTCTTAATGCAATCCCTGAAGCTTATTAAATGGATGACCGCAGAATAGTTTGAAGCACAGTGCAATTtgaataagaattaaattttttctgATTAGAGAATGTTTCTCTACGCATCATGATGACTCCAAGAACTCTTTGGCGGTGAAGCCTAGAATTTGTCTTGTTATTTCCTTGTTTTCcctcttattttctattttggtgaATTGTTTTGCATCAACTTAGTATCAGTCTATCAAACATACTCCGGTCCCCTTCTGTAGCTACTGTTACCTCCAAACAAACTGTTAAACCCATTACCACCCCCACGAAGCCCGTAACCATTCCTTGAGCAAGATTTTGAACCCACTCACCAAACCaccaaataaaaacacaaaacccattGTCATAGGTAAGTTACCCAGCCGATAGCCACAATCAACATAGTTgacccaaaagaaaataataaatattgccataaaaaaaaaatattgccaACAGATATCGGCCAATCACTACTTCAGCCGTTGAACCAACTTTGCTGCTGTGACCCTTTAATCACCGGAAGTCCCCAGTTGCCATTGCAAGTCAACCGAATCCCCTTGTTGCAAATCAAGCAACCCAGCAACCACAAAATCAAACCACTGATGTTACTTGGACTCAGTTGACCCAAATTGCAAATCCACTTGAGCACCACGCTTGACTACCAATGACCTATCCCAAGAAATTGCTATGGAATACTGCCTGAATGGTCAAAATAATGGCTTGGCTTCCATCCGGTCCTCTGAAATATCCAAAAAGTTCGTGTATTTATGTTAGAATTTTGTGCTGAGGACACCTCTTCGCTCTATTGGGATGTTCTGGTCATTGGACGGTTTCtttccaagagagagagagggttgaGACAGGGAGACCTTTTGTCgctttaattatttgttatgGTGTAGGTTAGATAATGTGGTAGCTGATTTGCTCTACATTTTGATCATGAGATTCCATTGTGATTCATGAAGCATATGATTCGATCCTGAGGTATTCAGTGAAGGCTTGGATGGCTGTCAATGAAATTCTTGGAATAATGCTGCCACTTGGTTCATGAAGTGGAAAGGCTTGAGACAATGGTGATTTCTATAGATCAAGATTAGGCTGTATCATTTATTCCACACATTGATTTTCTcatttcaaacaaatttaatatgGTGgaacaaaaatctattttgtttTCAGTGCAGCCAAAAATGCTTCTAGAGTTGATGAAAGTATCAAGTGCCAAAGTTCTTATcttgaaacaattcaaaattaGAGGTTTAATAGATTAATGGTAGATCTAAAGAATTCAGTGCCAAAGTCTGAAAATGCACTGGATTCTTAGATTTACCATTTAATCCAGTTTGTGTTTCCAAAGCTGAATGTAATAGATTAATATTTGATCTCAATCACTAGTATTTAtgtttgtaattaatttgtttaAGCTAAGATGCAGAATGTCTGGTGTAATAATGAAATTACGTTGAAATAATTTCCTTTTGTATTAAAAGTGAAATTATCCAGGActtattatatatgtttgtgtgttttctggaagtttttatttttcctatggTGGGTGGAACTTTCACTTGATACAGTTCTACTGGACTTCCCATAATTTCATTTTGTTGTTCAGTATATTACAGTCATTTTGTAATGTATAATGATACAATTGTCTGCACTTGATTATTAGCTGAAATTCATTAACAGTTTCCAACGGGAAATTATTGCAGCCTCTGAGTTTGCTCCTGATCTCACCATCATATCAGCAGGGTTTGATGCTGCAAGGGGTGATCCCTTAGGATGCTGTGATGTAAGTCTCTCTTATTGGTAGACTGATTCTTTAGATCTGTAGTCATTTCATTTAAAGATTATTCAATTAGATAAGCACTATGGATAGATTCATTTGGTTTTCTCTCTGGTGTTTCTAGTGAAAGTGTGCAATTAGCTGTATTAAAAGGCTGTGTAAAGAACCTAAGCAAATATGGCACTAGTCTTTTGCTATCAATCTGTGACCTTTTCATTATTGTAGGACTTAAAGTTCACTGCTTAAAGTTACAGACACATAAAACTTCAGCAATGTGTGGTgtcattttattgttttaattgGATGTTAATATTCCATGGTAACATCATAaagtaattttgtttatataggTTACTCCTGCAGGCTATGCACAGATGACTCAAATGTTGACTGCCCTTTCTGGTGGAAAGTTGCTTGTTATTCTTGAGGGGGGGTTTGTGGCTACTACTTGAACTTGGTTTCACTATTAATGCCCCTTTTGCATCGTCTATGCTAACTTGGATAATTTATTGTGTGCAGCTATAATCTACGTTCTATATCATCTTCTGCTACTGCAGTCATTAAGGTGACTATTTTTCAAAGTATCTGGAATGCATTATATATTGTTAGACCTTATTACATTTTACACTGTCTAGCTCTGGGGCAAGTTTCTATTTGGCCCTTGATGTTCTTATTATAGTGTAATGCTAACTGCTAACTTTGTAGATTGTTACAATGTTCATCATCCTTTAATTTGAGTAGACAGAAAATGCACA
The Quercus lobata isolate SW786 chromosome 10, ValleyOak3.0 Primary Assembly, whole genome shotgun sequence DNA segment above includes these coding regions:
- the LOC115963363 gene encoding histone deacetylase 15; amino-acid sequence: MILAENHHVNAPSNMVRETVQMSRLTNREAENSLHKQSDQNPRQGRNGRCRNLGSNGTSSQPCYDENDGEVNRSGISTRDASDNLNANMQPDVIHKKARQQKEMTFQDMYNNQDLFDDEDDDSDWEPAQERVEIKKWFCTNCTMVNLDDTIHCDICGEHKESGILRHGFFASPFSQDVGSAEVESEIKERHRDLGCPISTLNSSTAVGFDERMLLHSEVEMKSHPHPERPDRLRAISASLATAGIFPGRCYPISAREITQEELKKVHSLEHIEAVELTSHLLSSYFTPDTYANEHSACAARLAAGLCADLATAIFSGRAKNGFALVRPPGHHAGVRQAMGFCLHNNAAVAALAAQVAGAKKVLIVDWDVHHGNGTQEIFDQNKSVLYISLHRHEGGKFYPGTGAAHEVGTMGAEGYCVNIPWSRGGVGDNDYVFAFQHVVLPIASEFAPDLTIISAGFDAARGDPLGCCDVTPAGYAQMTQMLTALSGGKLLVILEGGYNLRSISSSATAVIKVLLGEIPECGLDILPSKAGVQTVLEVLQIQMNFWPTLGPRFSDLQSQWGTYCLKNKKKHIKKRRLAVAPLWWKWGRKSLLYHLLNGHLHVNQRGGD